The following coding sequences lie in one Lolium perenne isolate Kyuss_39 chromosome 2, Kyuss_2.0, whole genome shotgun sequence genomic window:
- the LOC127330076 gene encoding uncharacterized protein gives MSEDTVNGVCKLLEDDDMIHLGNITISSLSRHVRDLWESPRESVIRIEVLVSLAVVVFLFLATFGSHRRRRRNWFIQKGVFAAYVLSSSVVNYTLGSMQSSAVKSSLYSIWAISLLILHGSTDSITAYSLDDNTQCMRLVYQSIIYSSYVGMLVSTLPILPSDDSGIVGYIFCIASFKFAHKITSYQLASISWNMNKLVADYMYDEHKKGEFDPSTMEGCHYLVDWPLNKSKLDARSYATKLTADADEIIDIDKIWRCNVISLSPELKDTCLSFSLFHLLKRRFFGFSCGESKERAHDFVFRGLLSENEDGTTDYNRVFKVIEVELAFMYDFFFTKYAAYFYGSSVATAWSLMSFAACISLAAYAIDNCMVKDLYCQDKCVFVSTTTTDLVITVLILACTALLELLQLLLYWTSIWARVSFVCQHLRGSCFMMRLKEHLSTIGIYCTSNRHYWQHSLGQYSLLQSVSYNHYWIIYFKSIEFSISTYRYLGLVDITTVIHPLNYDPWRVSRKPGKSVELPAEVKEALVSSLKRSDGKIANGKSSLVANGAENLLWACERSMHSDTSCSQRKENQTHLILTWHIATCYCEMATLKYLCPNEGTKLKIHLNVATRLSKYCAYLVVSAPKLLPGHHHDTECVFDAVAGEAAKFLQSSRDKYKAMRNLADSEDTIFQRGVKLGKQLEEIQDITQCWKVLYDFWADMMLYVVPSDNVKEHIEQLAKGGEFITHLWALLSHAGILERQENQQAGSV, from the coding sequence GTTAACGGTGTCTGTAAGTTGTTGGAGGACGATGATATGATCCATCTTGGGAATATCACAATATCATCCTTGTCACGTCATGTGAGAGACTTGTGGGAGAGCCCAAGGGAATCAGTGATCCGCATTGAGGTGCTGGTATCACTGGCTGTTGTTGTCTTTTTGTTCCTAGCCACCTTTGGATCCCATCGCCGTCGACGAAGAAACTGGTTTATCCAAAAAGGTGTATTTGCTGCATATGTCTTGTCATCTTCAGTGGTAAATTACACTCTCGGTTCAATGCAATCTTCTGCGGTGAAGAGCAGCTTGTACTCCATTTGGGCCATTTCTCTCCTCATTCTTCATGGCAGTACTGATTCTATCACAGCTTATAGTCTTGATGATAACACTCAATGCATGAGGTTAGTCTACCAGAGCATTATCTACTCATCATACGTGGGCATGTTGGTCTCGACCTTACCCATACTGCCAAGTGATGATTCAGGCATAGTGGGCTACATATTCTGTATCGCTAGCTTCAAATTTGCACACAAGATAACATCATATCAGCTGGCAAGCATATCTTGGAACATGAATAAACTGGTTGCTGATTACATGTATGACGAGCACAAGAAAGGTGAATTTGATCCATCCACCATGGAGGGTTGTCATTACCTGGTTGACTGGCCCCTCAACAAATCCAAGTTGGATGCCCGGTCATATGCAACAAAGTTAACTGCCGATGCCGATGAAATCATTGACATAGACAAGATATGGCGGTGCAATGTCATTTCACTAAGCCCAGAGCTGAAGGACACATGCCTTTCCTTCTCCCTTTTTCATCTGCTGAAAAGGCGTTTCTTTGGGTTTTCCTGTGGCGAATCCAAAGAAAGAGCACATGATTTTGTCTTCAGGGGTCTGCTATCAGAGAATGAGGATGGTACCACAGACTACAACAGAGTTTTCAAGGTGATTGAGGTTGAGTTGGCCTTCATGTATGATTTCTTCTTCACCAAGTATGCTGCCTATTTTTATGGATCAAGTGTTGCAACAGCTTGGTCGTTGATGAGTTTTGCTGCCTGCATATCTCTTGCAGCATATGCGATAGACAACTGTATGGTGAAGGATTTATATTGTCAGGATAAGTGTGTATTCGTGAGCACCACCACAACAGATCTTGTGATCACTGTGCTAATACTTGCATGCACTGCTTTGCTTGAATTGCTACAACTGTTACTTTACTGGACGTCCATTTGGGCTAGAGTGTCCTTTGTTTGTCAGCATCTCAGAGGAAGCTGTTTCATGATGAGATTAAAGGAGCATCTTTCCACGATTGGTATATACTGTACCTCAAACAGACATTATTGGCAACACAGTCTTGGGCAGTACTCGTTACTTCAATCAGTCAGCTATAACCATTACTGGATAATTTATTTCAAGTCCATTGAATTTTCGATTTCAACATACAGATACTTGGGTCTTGTTGACATAACAACAGTCATACATCCATTAAACTATGACCCATGGAGGGTCAGCAGGAAACCTGGGAAGTCTGTGGAGTTGCCAGCTGAAGTAAAGGAGGCACTTGTCTCCTCCCTTAAGCGTTCTGATGGGAAGATAGCGAACGGGAAATCATCTTTAGTGGCAAATGGAGCAGAGAACCTCTTATGGGCTTGTGAGCGGAGCATGCACTCAGACACAAGCTGTTCCCAGAGAAAGGAGAACCAGACACACCTAATTTTGACTTGGCACATCGCAACATGTTACTGTGAGATGGCAACACTGAAATATCTGTGCCCAAATGAGGGAACAAAACTCAAGATCCATCTTAACGTTGCCACAAGACTGTCCAAATACTGTGCATACTTGGTGGTATCTGCACCAAAGCTTCTTCCTGGGCACCACCATGACACAGAGTGTGTTTTCGATGCAGTTGCAGGCGAAGCAGCGAAATTCCTGCAAAGTTCGAGGGACAAGTACAAAGCGATGAGGAATCTAGCAGATTCAGAGGATACCATCTTCCAGAGGGGCGTCAAGCTGGGGAAGCAGCTGGAGGAGATACAGGATATTACACAGTGTTGGAAGGTGCTGTATGATTTTTGGGCTGACATGATGCTCTACGTCGTGCCATCAGATAATGTCAAAGAGCACATTGAGCAGCTCGCAAAAGGTGGTGAGTTCATCACCCACCTGTGGGCTTTGCTCTCTCATGCAGGCATCCTGGAGAGGCAGGAGAATCAGCAAGCTGGAAGCGTGTAA